A single genomic interval of Camelina sativa cultivar DH55 chromosome 11, Cs, whole genome shotgun sequence harbors:
- the LOC104724674 gene encoding putative invertase inhibitor, translated as MNFLVSLVMFSLLLNDFTSAQTLIQDSCKKAAATNMQLKYDFCVNSLTQDPESKTATTLEGLVFASTKNAAAKIMDVKRFVEQILKAKKYGPGMEAVLRTCVELYDEANGALNTAFSSVQSHDYNTANVFMSAALDAPDNCEDGFKEGKLEKSPVTNENNILLQKILIPLAFTNML; from the coding sequence atgaactttttggtttcattggttatgttttctcttctcttgaaCGATTTCACATCTGCACAAACTCTCATTCAAGATTCTTGCAAGAAAGCTGCTGCTACAAACATGCAGCTGAAATACGATTTCTGCGTCAATTCTCTTACACAAGATCCAGAAAGCAAAACTGCGACTACTCTCGAAGGTCTGGTTTTTGCGTCGACGAAGAATGCTGCGGCAAAAATTATGGACGTGAAAAGATTCGTTGAACAGATTCTCAAGGCCAAGAAGTATGGGCCAGGCATGGAGGCAGTGTTGAGAACATGTGTCGAGCTTTATGATGAGGCTAATGGTGCTTTGAACACTGCTTTCTCAAGTGTTCAATCGCATGATTATAATACCGCCAACGTGTTTATGAGTGCTGCTTTGGATGCACCAGACAATTGCGAAGATGGATTCAAGGAAGGAAAGCTAGAGAAGTCGCCTGTTACTAACGAGAACAATATTCTGCTTCAAAAGATTTTGATTCCTTTGGCTTTTACTAATATGCTATGA
- the LOC109127378 gene encoding uncharacterized protein LOC109127378 has protein sequence MTETEKITTSEGKGKKIVRVSEISTSSPLYLHPSEGPGSLITMVQLKGDNYEDWSKHVRNALRTKRKLGFIDGTLEKPVVAEEIEQWEVVNSMIVAWLMNTVEPTLRTMISIVHDSHILWEDLRLQFSVGNGPRKIWDDLAVYKPLKSCSCGELAAQLEQERDEERTRQFLMGLDDRVVRDERQQGITRNKEDRVDAVGFAVQSGNKGKTGEFQYREKDVTCTHCGKYGHAISDCFQIKEYPDWWDERGRNYGEGRGDGNRGGRGLFGRGGGMVGSFGRGRGSHLARANVAQTHLAEVGTANSALAQPIANSAATARKELDRASLPQLNDEQITFLIRFLNQQKTAPSASKLSGKTDMIIDSGASHHMTLNIDLLSDVQTILPCAIRLPGGDRAMAEKQGWMCLGGDIRLNGVLYSPDLTCSLISVAKLLKTTKVSVTFTEEVCVLQDRTLKIIGAGEECDGVYKFRGILGGQANKTTSSDQRELWHRRLGHPSDRVLSYLSSICGVGKTVDTDGAFLPVKFWGECVLSASHLINRTPTSLLQGKTSYEMLYGKPPSFDSLKVFGCLAYAPKLSRDKDKFGERSRKCVFLGYPYGKKGWTMYDLEKNDFFVSRDVQFHEMVIPFAIMSTTVSDIVPYLSAPLLLSDDDFRPTPQELVEAGERVSLTGVNSLPSVKHSDGSPRTVPDDRGSVDAATPVLTQEQVAEPQIEQLGRGHRQKMPSKRLQGYEVSYHSLTNDLAPSPSSVPATSSSSAAISAEIEPDTYEEAMQLQVWRDAVKFEVDALEDQHTWDVGDLPPGKTAIGCRFVFKIKYNSDGTIERHKARLVVMGNQQKEGNDYKETFAPVVKLTTVRMVLKVAAVKNWIVHQMDVHNAFLHGDLEEEVYMKLPPGFKASGPNQVCKLRKSLYGLKQAPRCWFSKLTNALLAYGFSQSYADYSLFALTRGKMCLYVIVYVDDLLIGGNDADAICRFKGYLNQCFHIKDLGSLKYFLGVEVARSSKSIYLSQWKYVLDIINECGLLGGRPTVGVSDNYSARAHVHGPCAFSVLAPTSAALRVVRYLKNNPSQGILYTAMTKKQSVVSQSSAEAEYRAMAFTAPELTWIRGLLADFGVSSREPFSLYCDNKAALHIAANPIFHERTKTH, from the exons AtgacagaaacagagaagattACGACTAGTGAAGGGAAAGGTAAGAAGATTGTGAGGGTGTCTGAAATCTCAACATCCTCGCCTCTTTACTTGCATCCGTCCGAAGGACCTGGTAGCTTGATTACCATGGTGCAATTGAAAGGGGATAACTATGAAGATTGGTCTAAGCATGTGCGGAATGCCTTGCGTACTAAACGAAAGTTGGGTTTTATCGATGGGACTTTGGAGAAACCGGTTGTGGCTGAAGAAATTGAGCAGTGGGAGGTTGTTAATTCAATGATAGTGGCATGGCTGATGAATACGGTCGAGCCGACGTTGAGAACGATGATTTCGATTGTGCATGATTCACACATATTATGGGAAGACTTGAGGTTGCAGTTCTCGGTTGGGAATGGACCGAGA AAGATATGGGATGATCTAGCGGTTTACAAGCCTTTGAAGTCGTGTTCGTGTGGTGAGCTTGCTGCACAACTTGAacaagaaagagatgaagaacGCACACGTCAATTTTTGATGGGCttagatgat CGAGTGGTGCGAGATGAAAGGCAACAAGGTATCACTCGCAACAAGGAAGATCGTGTAGATGCGGTTGGCTTCGCTGTTCAAAGTGGGAACAAAGGCAAAACAGGGGAGTTTCAATACCGTGAAAAGGATGTTACATGTACACATTGCGGTAAATACGGTCATGCTATCTCCGACTGTTTTCAGATCAAAGAATATCCAGACTGGTGGGATGAACGTGGTAGAAACTAtggagaaggaagaggagatgGAAACAGAGGAGGTCGAGGACTTTTTGGGCGAGGGGGAGGAATGGTTGGAAGCTTTGGTCGAGGGAGAGGTTCGCATCTCGCTCGCGCGAACGTGGCTCAGACTCATCTTGCGGAGGTTGGGACCGCAAATTCAGCACTCGCTCAGCCTATTGCGAACTCGGCAGCAACTGCTCGTaaagagctcgatcgagcttCTCTCCCACAACTTAATGACGAGCAGATTACATTTTTGATCCGTTTTCTGAATCAACAGAAAACAGCACCTTCTGCATCCAAACTTTCTGGTAAGACGGATATGATCATAGACTCTGGTGCGTCACACCATATGACTTTGAATATTGATCTTTTGAGTGATGTTCAAACGATATTGCCATGTGCTATTCGTCTTCCCGGTGGGGATCGAGCTATGGCTGAAAAACAGGGGTGGATGTGTTTAGGTGGCGACATACGGTTGAATGGAGTTTTGTATTCTCCAGATTTGACGTGTTCTCTTATTTCTGTTGCCAAATTACTTAAAACAACTAAAGTTTCCGTTACTTTTACTGAGGAAGTGTGTGTTTTGCAGGACCGTACTTTGAAGATAATTGGTGCGGGTGAAGAGTGTGATGGGGTCTACAAGTTCAGAGGGATTCTTGGCggacaagcaaacaaaacaacaagcaGTGATCAACGTGAGTTGTGGCATAGACGTCTTGGACATCCTTCTGATCGTGTTTTGTCTTATTTATCTAGTATTTGTGGTGTTGGGAAAACTGTTGACACCGACGGG GCTTTTTTGCCGGTGAAATTTTGGGGAGAATGTGTGCTTTCTGCAAGTCATCTTATCAACAGAACTCCCACATCGTTATTGCAGGGTAAAACTTCTTATGAGATGTTATATGGCAAGCCACCCTCATTTGACAGTTTGAAGGTGTTTGGATGTTTGGCTTATGCACCCAAGCTTTCTCGGGATAAGGATAAATTTGGGGAAAGGAGTCGCAAATGTGTCTTCTTGGGCTATCCGTATGGGAAAAAAGGCTGGACTATGTATGATTTAGAGaagaatgatttttttgtttctcgtgATGTGCAGTTTCATGAGATGGTGATTCCTTTTGCCATAATGTCTACTACCGTAAGTGACATTGTCCCATATCTTTCAGCTCCGTTGTTGCTTTCTGATGATGATTTCCGACCAACACCACAGGAGTTAGTGGAAGCAGGGGAACGAGTGTCGCTTACTGGTGTCAACTCATTGCCCTCCGTTAAACATAGCGACGGTTCTCCCCGTACCGTGCCTGACGACAGGGGGAGCGTTGATGCTGCGACTCCGGTTTTGACACAAGAACAGGTTGCTGAACCACAGATTGAACAGCTTGGACGGGGTCATAGACAGAAAATGCCATCCAAGCGTTTGCAGGGATATGAGGTTTCATATCATTCACTGACCAACGACCTTGCCCCATCACCCTCTTCTGTCCCCGCCACATCTTCTAGCTCAG CCGCTATCTCGGCTGAAATCGAACCTGATACATATGAAGAGGCAATGCAACTCCAAGTGTGGAGAGATGCTGTTAAGTTTGAGGTTGATGCTTTAGAGGACCAACATACATGGGATGTCGGAGACTTACCGCCGGGAAAAACAGCTATTGGTTGCCGCtttgtatttaaaattaaatacaattcGGATGGTACAATTGAGCGTCATAAAGCCCGTTTGGTGGTTATGGGAAATCAACAAAAAGAAGGGAATGATTATAAAGAGACTTTTGCACCAGTTGTCAAGTTAACCACCGTAAGAATGGTTCTCAAAGTAGCTGCTGTTAAGAACTGGATTGTGCATCAGATGGACGTTCATAATGCTTTTCTCCATGgggatttagaagaagaagtttacaTGAAACTTCCACCAGGTTTCAAAGCCTCGGGTCCAAATCAAGTTTGTAAGCTTCGCAAGTCGCTATACGGTTTGAAGCAGGCACCTCGGTGCTGGTTCTCCAAGCTTACCAATGCTCTACTTGCATACGGTTTTTCACAGTCTTATGCGGATTACTCACTGTTTGCTCTAACACGCGGGAAGATGTGTCTTTATGTGATTGTATATGTCGATGATCTTCTTATCGGTGGCAATGACGCAGACGCCATTTGCCGTTTTAAGGGGTATCTTAATCAATGCTTTCATATAAAAGATTTGGGTTCTCTTAAGTATTTTTTGGGGGTTGAAGTGGCTCGGTCATCTAAGAGCATTTACTTGTCTCAGTGGAAATATGTATTGGACATCATCAATGAATGTGGTTTGTTAGGTGGGAGACCT ACGGTTGGTGTATCTGACAATTACTCGGCCAGAGCTCATGTACACGGTCCATGTGCTTTCTCGGTTCTTGCACCAACCTCGGCTGCGCTGCGTGTTGTTCGTTACCTCAAGAACAATCCCAGTCAAGGGATTTTATACACTGCAATG ACTAAGAAACAGAGTGTTGTGTCTCAATCTTCTGCAGAAGCCGAGTACAGGGCTATGGCTTTCACGGCTCCCGAGCTCACTTGGATACGTGGTCTACTTGCTGATTTCGGTGTATCTTCGAGAGAACCTTTTAGCCTCTATTGTGACAACAAAGCTGCTCTTCATATTGCGGCTAATCCTATCTTTCATGAGCGAACAAAAACACATTGA
- the LOC104724676 gene encoding putative invertase inhibitor: MKFLVSLVMCSLLLNGFASAQTLIQDSCKKAAAKDRQMKYDFCVDSLTQDPQSKTATTLEGLVLASTKNAAVKTMNVKGIVEQILKGKGYGGIEAELRQCAEFYDDANDNLNTALASVKSHDYETANVDFSAALDVPVNCEDGIKERKRQKSPVTNENNILFQKILIPLAFTNML, translated from the coding sequence atgaaGTTCTTGGTTTCGTTGGTTATGTGCTCTCTTCTCTTGAACGGTTTCGCTTCTGCTCAAACTCTCATTCAAGATTCTTGCAAGAAAGCAGCCGCAAAAGACCGGCAAATGAAATACGATTTCTGCGTCGATTCTCTTACACAAGATCCACAAAGCAAAACCGCGACCACCCTCGAAGGATTGGTCCTAGCATCGACAAAGAACGCTGCGGTGAAAacaatgaatgttaaaggaatcGTTGAACAGATCCTCAAGGGCAAGGGATATGGAGGTATTGAAGCAGAGCTACGCCAATGCGCTGAGTTTTATGACGACGCTAATGATAATTTAAACACTGCTTTAGCGAGCGTTAAATCGCACGATTATGAAACCGCTAACGTGGATTTTAGTGCTGCTTTGGACGTACCAGTCAATTGCGAGGATGGTATCAAGGAAAGAAAGCGACAGAAGTCTCCCGTTACTAACGagaacaatattttatttcagaagattttgattCCTTTGGCTTTTACTAATATGCTATGA